One genomic segment of Impatiens glandulifera chromosome 6, dImpGla2.1, whole genome shotgun sequence includes these proteins:
- the LOC124942530 gene encoding uncharacterized protein LOC124942530 isoform X1, with amino-acid sequence MVDLFINGVRNNLGFFQVSNKNSLRCNYALSTQPGYGSSIDDIFTRFLALTSYISRQFLSFIEDLVDRDVNRRSEDVVVVDSGSGEDSSSFNSPLVHECCCSPSSSSSRYSFCSTRLEFVQRNCNSWGVPFVFQGLVIPFFTIKLAWKMASASWRYSVSYVVYAQTRAQRIVSRIRTTLHGSSDDIGWLQHTPGLAPVEDGSTRFMELLQCVRTNDHKLPNTFVYLLIPGLFSNHSPLYFVSTKRFFSKMGLACHIARIHSEASVEQNAWELKQYIEELYWGSGKHVMLLGHSKGGVDAAASLSLYWDDLKDKVAGLALVQSPYGGTPIASDILREGQIADKETRTIMEFFICKVIKGDIRALEDLTYERRREFIMNHKLPLDIPIISFNSEASIAPGVLASLSHIAQAELPFPKLGNQEGVIIQRGGHKVPVIVPISAVLAVFALHLKLRYGEKSDGLVTCCDAEVPGSVVVRPNQKLDHAWMVYSSWRKDPEMADASCEMCEALFTMLVELGKGKQKRIN; translated from the exons ATGGTAGATTTGTTTATAAATGGAGTCAGGAATAAT CTTGGCTTTTTCCaggtttcaaataaaaattcattgaGATGCAATTATGCTCTTTCTACTCAACCTGGTTATGGCTCATCCATAGATGACATATTTACCCGATTCTTGGCCTTGACTTCTTATATAAGTCGTCAATTCCTTAGTTTTATAG AGGATCTTGTTGATAGAGATGTTAATAGACGCTCTGaagatgttgttgttgttgatagTGGTTCTGGAGAGGACTCGAGTAGTTTCAACTCTCCACTTGTTCATGAATGTTGTTGttcgccttcttcttcttcttctagatATTCATTTTGCAGCACACGCCTGGAATTTGTACAGAGGAATTGCAATTCTTGGGGTGTTCCCTTCGTTTTTCAAGG GTTAGTAATCCCATTTTTTACTATAAAACTTGCCTGGAAGATGGCTTCAGCCTCATGGAGATATTCTGTTTCTTATGTTGTATATGCTCAAACTAGAGCTCAGAG AATTGTTTCTCGAATAAGGACGACACTTCATGGTTCATCGGACGATATTGGTTGGCTACAACACACTCCTGGTTTGGCTCCTGTTGAGGACGGTTCTACTAGATTCATGGAATTATTACAATGTGTTAG GACTAACGATCACAAACTTCCCAACACGTTTGTTTATCTTCTGATCCCAG GACTTTTTAGCAATCATAGTCCTTTGTATTTTGTTAGCACCAAAAGGTTCTTCTCAAAGATGGGCTTAGCTTGCCATATAGCAAGAATTCACAGTGAG GCATCTGTAGAGCAAAATGCATGGGAGCTGAAGCAATATATCGAGGAACTCTATTGGGGTTCAGGGAAACATGTCATGCTCCTCGGGCATAGTAAGGGAGGGGTGGATGCCGCAGCTTCTTTATCATTGTATTGGGATGATTTAAAAGACAAAGTCGCTGGACTCGCACTCGTTCAGAGCCCATATGGAGGAACACCCATAGCTTCCGACATTCTTCGCGAAGGCCAGATTGCTGACAAGGAAACACGCACCATCATGGAATTCTTTATATGCAAGGTCATTAAG GGAGATATACGGGCATTGGAGGATCTAACATATGAGAGGCGAAGGGAATTCATAATGAATCACAAACTGCCACTTGATATCCCAATAATCTCATTTAATTCTGAAGCAAGTATAGCTCCTGGTGTACTTGCCTCATTGTCACACATTGCTCAAGCTGAGCTTCCATTTCCTAAACTTGGTAACCAGGAGGGTGTTATTATTCAAAGGGGGGGTCATAAAGTGCCAGTTATTGTACCCATATCGGCAGTGTTGGCTGTGTTTGCTCTTCATTTGAAGCTAAGGTATGGAGAAAAGAGTGATGGATTAGTCACTTGTTGTGATGCTGAAGTACCGGGGTCAGTGGTGGTTAGACCGAACCAGAAATTGGATCATGCTTGGATGGTCTACTCTTCTTGGAGAAAAGATCCAGAAATGGCTGATGCTTCTTGTGAAATGTGTGAGGCTTTGTTTACTATGCTTGTGGAACTTGGAAAAGGGAAGCAAAAAAGAATTAACTAA
- the LOC124942530 gene encoding uncharacterized protein LOC124942530 isoform X2: MVDLFINGVRNNVSNKNSLRCNYALSTQPGYGSSIDDIFTRFLALTSYISRQFLSFIEDLVDRDVNRRSEDVVVVDSGSGEDSSSFNSPLVHECCCSPSSSSSRYSFCSTRLEFVQRNCNSWGVPFVFQGLVIPFFTIKLAWKMASASWRYSVSYVVYAQTRAQRIVSRIRTTLHGSSDDIGWLQHTPGLAPVEDGSTRFMELLQCVRTNDHKLPNTFVYLLIPGLFSNHSPLYFVSTKRFFSKMGLACHIARIHSEASVEQNAWELKQYIEELYWGSGKHVMLLGHSKGGVDAAASLSLYWDDLKDKVAGLALVQSPYGGTPIASDILREGQIADKETRTIMEFFICKVIKGDIRALEDLTYERRREFIMNHKLPLDIPIISFNSEASIAPGVLASLSHIAQAELPFPKLGNQEGVIIQRGGHKVPVIVPISAVLAVFALHLKLRYGEKSDGLVTCCDAEVPGSVVVRPNQKLDHAWMVYSSWRKDPEMADASCEMCEALFTMLVELGKGKQKRIN; encoded by the exons ATGGTAGATTTGTTTATAAATGGAGTCAGGAATAAT gtttcaaataaaaattcattgaGATGCAATTATGCTCTTTCTACTCAACCTGGTTATGGCTCATCCATAGATGACATATTTACCCGATTCTTGGCCTTGACTTCTTATATAAGTCGTCAATTCCTTAGTTTTATAG AGGATCTTGTTGATAGAGATGTTAATAGACGCTCTGaagatgttgttgttgttgatagTGGTTCTGGAGAGGACTCGAGTAGTTTCAACTCTCCACTTGTTCATGAATGTTGTTGttcgccttcttcttcttcttctagatATTCATTTTGCAGCACACGCCTGGAATTTGTACAGAGGAATTGCAATTCTTGGGGTGTTCCCTTCGTTTTTCAAGG GTTAGTAATCCCATTTTTTACTATAAAACTTGCCTGGAAGATGGCTTCAGCCTCATGGAGATATTCTGTTTCTTATGTTGTATATGCTCAAACTAGAGCTCAGAG AATTGTTTCTCGAATAAGGACGACACTTCATGGTTCATCGGACGATATTGGTTGGCTACAACACACTCCTGGTTTGGCTCCTGTTGAGGACGGTTCTACTAGATTCATGGAATTATTACAATGTGTTAG GACTAACGATCACAAACTTCCCAACACGTTTGTTTATCTTCTGATCCCAG GACTTTTTAGCAATCATAGTCCTTTGTATTTTGTTAGCACCAAAAGGTTCTTCTCAAAGATGGGCTTAGCTTGCCATATAGCAAGAATTCACAGTGAG GCATCTGTAGAGCAAAATGCATGGGAGCTGAAGCAATATATCGAGGAACTCTATTGGGGTTCAGGGAAACATGTCATGCTCCTCGGGCATAGTAAGGGAGGGGTGGATGCCGCAGCTTCTTTATCATTGTATTGGGATGATTTAAAAGACAAAGTCGCTGGACTCGCACTCGTTCAGAGCCCATATGGAGGAACACCCATAGCTTCCGACATTCTTCGCGAAGGCCAGATTGCTGACAAGGAAACACGCACCATCATGGAATTCTTTATATGCAAGGTCATTAAG GGAGATATACGGGCATTGGAGGATCTAACATATGAGAGGCGAAGGGAATTCATAATGAATCACAAACTGCCACTTGATATCCCAATAATCTCATTTAATTCTGAAGCAAGTATAGCTCCTGGTGTACTTGCCTCATTGTCACACATTGCTCAAGCTGAGCTTCCATTTCCTAAACTTGGTAACCAGGAGGGTGTTATTATTCAAAGGGGGGGTCATAAAGTGCCAGTTATTGTACCCATATCGGCAGTGTTGGCTGTGTTTGCTCTTCATTTGAAGCTAAGGTATGGAGAAAAGAGTGATGGATTAGTCACTTGTTGTGATGCTGAAGTACCGGGGTCAGTGGTGGTTAGACCGAACCAGAAATTGGATCATGCTTGGATGGTCTACTCTTCTTGGAGAAAAGATCCAGAAATGGCTGATGCTTCTTGTGAAATGTGTGAGGCTTTGTTTACTATGCTTGTGGAACTTGGAAAAGGGAAGCAAAAAAGAATTAACTAA
- the LOC124941573 gene encoding CRS2-associated factor 1, chloroplastic has product MALKTLIQFPVFAPPKPPDHHQRLVTEIRFSRWNNANAQKFVRHERKQKDIEDELRFVKRFDSADRIANNYENSTATNGGTGTFRSRGTPSSPSRSSIPGKRSKYSKPDKERETETHPAFRRTVTTRRIPNDSTTGGKAEVKIGEDGVSYVIQDAPFEFQYSYTETPKVKPLRLREPPIAPFEPSTMSRPWTGRKPFPPSKKKIEFDSFKLPPPDKKGVKPVQAPGPYLAGSGPKYVTSRDEIIGEPLTKEEIEDHIQNAKKSSRQMNMGRDGLTHNMLENIHAHWKRKRVCKIKCKGVCTVDMENVCQQLEERTGGKIIFHRGGVIYLFRGRNYNYKTRPRYPLMLWKPASPVYPRLVKRAPDGLTLEEAYEMRKRGRGLIPILKLGKNGVYCGLVKTVREAFEACELARINCEGMNPSDYHRIGAKLKDLVPCVLISFENEHILVWRGRDWVSSFPKLDDDKTNDETQIQETNDESKDANIPSFPTLDMGNASVENFDANLAKADDVIDDPQPLPENDANQIKLDDDAINDPQPLPENDANQIKLDDDAINDLQLLPEIDANQIKLDVTISTTNDLIKSTEYEDVSERSRDHIDKLRLRVTSLWKKAIESGSAIVLDNSSIDDADIVFKSAVTFAKSAPAGPVFKLRPKKLAVDRFEKRVTKKLDERPNLDTDVFNIEMLDLGKGGPENEKSPKRNRKKGDNVVFHSLDVVPRGSLRVDELAKLLA; this is encoded by the exons ATGGCGCTAAAAACCCTAATTCAATTCCCAGTTTTCGCGCCTCCAAAGCCACCAGACCATCATCAGCGGCTAGTCACCGAAATCCGTTTCTCTAGGTGGAACAACGCTAATGCGCAGAAATTCGTCCGCCATGAACGCAAGCAGAAGGATATAGAAGACGAGCTCCGTTTTGTGAAGCGTTTCGATTCCGCAGATAGGATTGCTAACAACTACGAGAATTCTACGGCCACAAACGGTGGAACCGGCACGTTTAGGTCCAGGGGAACTCCTTCGAGTCCTTCTCGTTCTTCAATTCCAGGTAAACGCTCGAAATACTCCAAACCAGATAAGGAAAGGGAAACGGAAACGCACCCTGCGTTTCGCAGGACTGTTACGACGAGGAGAATCCCGAATGATTCTACAACGGGTGGAAAAGCGGAAGTTAAAATTGGCGAAGATGGTGTCTCTTACGTTATTCAAGATGCTCCTTTTGAGTTTCAGTATAGTTATACCGAGACTCCAAAGGTGAAACCTTTAAGGTTAAGGGAGCCACCGATTGCGCCTTTTGAGCCGAGTACAATGTCAAGACCATGGACTGGACGAAAACCGTTTCCCCCCAGCAAGAAGAAGATTGAATTTGATTCGTTTAAGTTACCTCCACCCGATAAGAAGGGTGTCAAGCCAGTGCAAGCTCCCGGACCTTATTTAGCTGGTTCAGGGCCAAAGTACGTTACGTCTAGAGATGAGATAATTGGCGAACCATTGACTAAGGAAGAAATCGAGGATCATATACAAAATGCTAAGAAATCTTCCCGTCAAATGAACATGG GTAGAGATGGTTTAACCCACAACATGTTAGAAAACATTCATGCTCATTGGAAGAGGAAAAGGGTTTGTAAGATAAAATGTAAAGGAGTGTGTACAGTTGATATGGAAAATGTTTGCCAGCAATTAGAG GAAAGAACTGGAGggaaaattatatttcatcgAGGAGGAGTTATATACCTTTTCCGAGGTAGGAATTATAACTATAAGACTCGGCCACGATATCCTCTTATGTTGTGGAAACCTGCAAGTCCTGTGTATCCAAGATTGGTTAAACGAGCACCCGATGGTCTTACCCTTGAAGAAGCTTATGAAATGCGAAAGAGAGGACGCGGCTTAATACCAATACTCAAACTTG GTAAGAATGGTGTTTATTGTGGCCTGGTGAAAACTGTCAGGGAAGCATTTGAAGCTTGTGAATTGGCGAGAATTAACTGTGAAGGAATGAATCCAAGTGACTATCACAGAATTGGTGCAAAATTGAAG GATCTAGTTCCATGTGTGCTCATTTCGTTTGAGAATGAACACATCCTAGTCTGGAGGGGAAGAGATTGGGTTTCCTCATTTCCAAAGCTCGATGATGACAAGACAAACGATGAAACACAAATACAAGAAACCAATGATGAATCTAAGGACGCAAATATCCCTTCCTTTCCTACTCTTGATATGGGTAATGCAAGCGTTGAGAATTTCGATGCCAATCTAGCGAAAGCCGATGATGTTATCGATGATCCTCAACCCTTACCTGAGAATGATGCAAACCAGATCAAATTGGATGATGATGCTATCAATGATCCTCAACCCTTACCTGAAAATGATGCAAACCAGATCAAATTGGATGATGATGCTATCAATGATCTTCAACTATTACCAGAAATTGATGCAAACCAGATCAAATTGGATGTTACAATTTCTACCACTAATGACCTAATAAAAAGCACAGAATATGAAGATGTCTCGGAAAGGTCACGAGATCATATCGATAAATTGCGATTGAGAGTGACATCACTTTGGAAGAAGGCTATCGAGAGTGGGAGTGCAATTGTGTTGGATAATTCAAGTATTGACGATGCTGACATCGTCTTCAAAAGTGCTGTAACATTTGCCAAGTCTGCTCCGGCTGGGCCAGTGTTCAAGCTTCGACCAAAGAAGTTGGCGGTTGATAGATTCGAAAAACGCGTAACAAAGAAGTTGGATGAGCGCCCCAATCTAGACACTGatgtttttaatatagaaaTGTTGGATTTGGGAAAAGGTGGTCCTGAAAATGAGAAGAGTCCTAAAAGGAATAGAAAAAAGGGTGATAATGTTGTCTTTCATAGTTTGGATGTTGTTCCTCGAGGGAGCCTGAGAGTAGATGAACTTGCTAAGCTATTAGCTTGa
- the LOC124942091 gene encoding putative disease resistance protein RGA3 produces the protein MVDAALISGLLKNLAPLIQDEFSLFWSFQKEVQKLSSTLSSISAVLEDAERRNVQEKDKQTEDWLRKLKDVAYEVRDIMDECTFEDLRLQVNRRNASSSTRIKVTNLITHPFSIPITRLKVGHKIKNVQEKLDQISSERQKLHLRESIHDSKLDKFTSNWRETMSLSSCNQVYGRDKEKKQIIDILVNCTSSAWVDKKLSVLPIVGIGGLGKTTLAQTVFNDEEITKHFETRIWVCVSDEFDIKLVIKAILEEEKAESCLEELQKKVRKKLSGKRYLIVLDDVWNENVESWDQLRSILDCGSNGAFLLTTTRKRNVAEIMETIQHFELPSLSQDDCWLLFEERAFLHGKPKPPNFINIGKEIARKCKGVPLVAKTLGSQLGFNGDEKEWCRIRDSEIWEISQNENSILSILRLSYYDLPYHLRRCFVFCAIFPKDTIIEKERLIQLWMAHDLIPTVNNQAIEDIGNTIWKELCWRSFFQDEKSDWYGLYEACKMHDLMHDLAQSVMKDECYTVDANSSSDGLRREIHHVTAMVDEFVKISVRSLKKIGGLQSLMLYDRYVHGKPICLSVLKELLALRVLQLSQEVQYQDLRYLGCLKHLRYLDISNNNQITTLPDSICDLLNLQTLKLNGCFNLKSLPKNTKNLVSLRHLYLESCIGLKYMPKGMGKLKHLKTLSLFVIGMKERDCQLDELKELNIHGSLKIMKLGRVSDASMERGISMAKKTNINELELEWRSDDEDDERKSTRDEKIGEALEVSTTSLKFLIMRCYKGVNLPKWVDNVNRDENEMIVLFPLLEELVIDKMKNLRELVSPSCWSTRAFPNLCKLCISDCPKLGALPPHLKALKHVTVCGECSDELLYSIWNLNGTLTHLNLSKLNNDVEHIFTVNNNMNGIEVVLFPLLEKLKIGGMKNLRELVSPGTEHSLIYAICIYLIAQS, from the coding sequence ATGGTTGATGCAGCTCTAATCAGTGGCTTGCTTAAAAACTTGGCACCTCTGATTCAGGATGAATTCTCCTTGTTTTGGAGTTTTCAGAAGGAGGTTCAAAAGCTATCTAGCACGCTATCTTCAATTAGTGCCGTACTTGAGGATGCAGAGAGAAGGAATGTGCAGGAGAAGGACAAACAAACGGAAGATTGGTTGCGGAAACTGAAAGATGTGGCGTATGAGGTTCGAGACATCATGGATGAGTGCACCTTTGAAGATCTTCGTCTTCAAGTCAATAGGCGAAATGCCTCCTCTTCAACCCGGATCAAGGTAACCAACTTAATAACCCATCCTTTTAGCATTCCTATTACACGTCTAAAAGTTGGTCACAAAATTAAGAATGTTCAAGAGAAGTTGGACCAAATTTCTTCAGAGCGCCAAAAGTTACATTTGCGTGAATCTATTCATGACTCAAAACTTGACAAGTTTACTAGTAATTGGCGTGAAACCATGTCTCTTTCTAGTTGTAATCAAGTTTATGGGAGAGATAAGGAGAAGAAACAGATTATTGATATTCTAGTCAATTGTACATCTAGTGCTTGGGTTGATAAAAAACTATCTGTTCTGCCCATTGTTGGAATTGGGGGTCTGGGTAAAACAACACTTGCCCAAACGGTCTTCAACGACGAGGAGATTACTAAGCATTTTGAAACCAGAATCTGGGTTTGTGTTTCTGATGAATTTGATATTAAGCTAGTGATCAAAGCCATCTTAGAAGAAGAGAAGGCAGAATCATGCTTAGAAGAATTGcaaaaaaaagttagaaaaaaattgaGCGGAAAAAGATATTTGATTGTATTGGATGATGTTTGGAATGAAAACGTTGAGTCATGGGATCAGTTGAGATCTATCTTGGATTGTGGATCAAATGGTGCATTCCTCCTAACAACTACACGTAAAAGAAATGTAGCAGAAATCATGGAAACAATTCAACATTTTGAATTACCATCGCTCTCTCAAGATGATTGTTGGTTATTATTCGAAGAACGCGCATTTCTGCATGGAAAACCAAAACCTccaaactttattaatattggCAAAGAAATAGCTAGAAAATGCAAAGGAGTTCCCTTAGTTGCCAAGACATTGGGAAGTCAATTGGGGTTCAATGGTGACGAAAAGGAATGGTGCCGAATAAGAGATAGTGAGATATGGGAGATTTCACAAAATGAAAACTCAATCTTGTCTATTCTAAGATTGAGTTACTATGACCTCCCTTATCACTTGAGAAGGTGCTTTGTGTTTTGTGCTATATTTCCCAAGGATACTATAATTGAAAAGGAGAGATTAATCCAATTGTGGATGGCTCATGATTTAATTCCTACGGTTAACAACCAAGCAATTGAAGATATTGGAAATACAATTTGGAAGGAGTTGTGTTGGAGATCCTTTTTTCAAGACGAGAAATCAGATTGGTATGGACTTTATGAAGCATGTAAGATGCACGATCTCATGCACGATCTTGCCCAATCAGTTATGAAAGATGAATGTTATACGGTGGATGCTAATAGCTCAAGTGATGGTTTAAGACGAGAAATTCATCATGTAACGGCAATGGTTGatgaatttgtcaaaatatcAGTTCGTTCTCTTAAGAAAATTGGAGGGTTGCAATCACTAATGCTCTATGACAGATATGTTCATGGAAAGCCGATTTGTTTGAGTGTCTTGAAGGAACTTTTGGCTTTACGTGTCCTTCAACTGAGTCAGGAAGTGCAATATCAAGATTTGCGTTACCTGGGATGTCTAAAACATCTTAGATACTTAGACATTTCCAATAATAATCAGATAACAACATTACCCGATAGTATTTGTGATCTCTTAAATTTACAGACTTTGAAACTCAATGGGTGTTTTAACTTAAAAAGTTTGCCCAAAAATACGAAAAATCTTGTTAGTCTACGACATCTTTATTTGGAGAGTTGTATAGGATTAAAATATATGCCTAAAGGGATGGGGAAATTGAAACATCTTAAGACGTTAAGCTTGTTTGTGATAGGCATGAAGGAGAGAGACTGTCAATTAGATGAATTAAAAGAATTGAATATCCACGGATCTTTGAAAATTATGAAGCTTGGAAGAGTTAGTGATGCATCTATGGAAAGAGGGATAAGTATGGCTAAAAAGACGAATATCAATGAATTGGAGTTGGAATGGAgatctgatgatgaagatgatgagagAAAGAGTACTAGAGAtgagaaaattggtgaagctctAGAGGTTTCAACTACGAGTTTGAAGTTTTTGATAATGAGGTGTTACAAAGGTGTGAATCTCCCTAAATGGGTGGACAATGTGAATAGagatgaaaatgaaatgatagTACTATTCCCTTTGTTAGAGGAGCTTGTTATTGATAAAATGAAGAATTTGAGGGAATTGGTGTCACCTAGCTGTTGGAGTACTAGAGCATTCCCTAATCTATGCAAGTTGTGTATATCTGATTGCCCAAAGCTAGGGGCCTTGCCACCACATCTCAAAGCACTCAAACATGTAACTGTTTGTGGTGAATGTTCGGATGAGTTGTTATATAGCATCTGGAATCTTAATGGTACTCTCACTCATCTGAATCTTAGTAAATTGAATAATGATGTGGAGCACATATTCACCGTCAATAACAACATGAATGGAATTGAAGTAGTTTTATTCCCTCTGTTAGAGAAACTTAAGATTGGTGGCATGAAGAATTTGAGGGAATTGGTGTCTCCTGGTACCGAGCATTCCCTAATCTATGCCATCTGTATATATCTGATTGCCCAAAGCTAG